In one window of Geotrypetes seraphini chromosome 3, aGeoSer1.1, whole genome shotgun sequence DNA:
- the LOC117357939 gene encoding uncharacterized protein LOC117357939 yields the protein MDVKQLAAVMDAGRQQLTEDLRAVIRANQEIWRATQETAQHRHEELVKVLSTQFRTSNLGPVGGQTPMDASMPGAGVQSLVGPQPLQFLTLCKMGPQDAADDFLNTFERVATAAGWPESQWAVRLAPCLAGKAMSAYQTLNPEYVTNYNQVRTHILETLGLTKEYYRQQFRGSHMLEGERPKTLLQRLQRMAERWLQSCLTDVKALFAEILKEQFIEALPEMVRGWVKKLGGDELAQVVEATEHFMDATASYPGTESGAKTSRGAYMENEIRRIAAPGIVPKTLPNKRGGPKREVICYRCGKVGHLQRECRVRKEFSSQTTWGTGRRNQYLLKVTLEGHPVWALLDSGADQTLISSTYWRKIRGNKNPYQSQTPATIMCVHGITKSCPQHWLTVEYEGRRHSLLVAVIKDAPFTLLLGRDWPDLFRGLGIGGKKISRPQRRERPDPQVVMGVRTIHQRYKQQARRENKHPVLRYARMSAQARAPTQAYEGAAGYDVYAVQKEVIPPGGRSLVQTDLQVSPPPGTYLRVAPRSGLALRHAIHVGAGVIDPDYRGNLSVLLFNFGTEPFSIQTGDKVAQLVCERLCKPRLQEWPHLSPTLRGENGFGSSGMQGGAPEEVRKEVEGGSLGAVEARQLGPLQEQVRALQKEIEQFSHWKKEREAGEQEEDRDRAQEYPSSDPGSQQALKLLKEGTEECQRNFVQLQEASQVLREQVQALKEQFREKSGACPQAEMLAQQVASLQKDTERKGGQVAEVCQRWTMEQETREQQNTRLREIQAGLEKIQTGVGALAHRVETLEKMKIGELKDSLGALTERIEGLEHPEELGEGGFAESSEYPILNWPDDFQTGPPISMTNRGRRKKKGLTAIY from the coding sequence ATGGATGTCAAGCAGTTGGCGGCGGTGATGGATGCCGGGAGACAACAGTTGACTGAGGATCTGCGTGCGGTGATTCGTGCGAACCAAGAAATCTGGAGAGCTACCCAGGAGACGGCACAACACCGTCATGAGGAACTTGTGAAAGTACTTTCAACACAGTTCAGAACTTCTAATCTAGGACCTGTGGGTGGACAGACACCTATGGACGCAAGTATGCCAGGTGCTGGGGTTCAGAGTTTGGTGGGACCTCAACCTTTACAATTTCTAACGCTATGTAAAATGGGTCCGCAGGATGCGGCTGATGACTTTCTCAATACTTTTGAGCGTGTTGCTACGGCGGCTGGATGGCCAGAGAGCCAGTGGGCCGTAAGATTAGCACCTTGTCTGGCAGGGAAAGCTATGTCAGCATACCAAACTTTAAATCCTGAATATGTTACCAATTATAACCAAGTTAGGACCCATATTTTGGAAACTTTAGGTCTCACGAAGGAATATTACCGTCAGCAATTTCGGGGTTCCCATATGTTGGAAGGGGAGCGCCCTAAAACACTACTGCAGCGCCTTCAACGCATGGCGGAGAGGTGGCTACAGTCTTGTTTAACTGACGTTAAGGCATTATTTGCTGAGATCCTAAAGGAACAATTTATTGAAGCACTACCAGAGATGGTTCGTGGCTGGGTCAAGAAGCTGGGAGGAGATGAGTTGGCACAAGTGGTGGAAGCAACAGAACACTTTATGGATGCCACGGCTTCCTACCCGGGTACAGAAAGTGGGGCTAAAACCTCAAGGGGTGCTTATATGGAGAATGAGATCAGACGAATAGCAGCTCCCGGTATAGTGCCGAAAACCTTGCCTAATAAGCGAGGGGGGCCTAAGAGGGAGGTGATATGCTATAGGTGTGGAAAAGTAGGACACTTACAAAGAGAGTGTAGAGTGCGGAAAGAATTTAGTTCCCAAACAACTTGGGGTACTGGGCGGAGGAATCAGTATCTCCTTAAAGTGACTCTGGAGGGACACCCGGTATGGGCTCTGTTAGATTCAGGAGCAGATCAGACCCTGATATCAAGCACATATTGGCGAAAGATACGGGGAAATAAAAATCCCTATCAAAGTCAGACACCGGCGACTATTATGTGTGTTCATGGGATTACGAAATCTTGCCCGCAGCATTGGCTCACAGTTGAATATGAAGGCAGAAGGCACTCTCTGCTAGTGGCGGTAATTAAAGATGCGCCTTTTACGCTACTGTTGGGCAGAGACTGGCCTGATCTCTTTAGGGGACTTGGAATAGGGGGTAAAAAGATATCAAGACCCCAGAGGAGGGAGAGACCTGACCCACAGGTAGTTATGGGGGTTAGAACAATCCACCAACGTTATAAACAGCAAGCACGAAGGGAGAACAAACACCCTGTTTTGCGGTATGCACGTATGTCTGCCCAGGCTAGAGCACCTACACAAGCTTATGAGGGCGCAGCGGGATATGATGTGTATGCCGTTCAGAAGGAAGTGATTCCTCCTGGAGGTAGAAGCTTAGTACAAACCGATCTCCAAGTGTCACCTCCACCAGGGACGTATTTACGGGTTGCCCCGCGATCGGGCTTAGCGCTCCGTCATGCGATCCATGTAGGGGCGGGAGTTATCGATCCTGATTATAGGGGTAATCTCTCAGTCCTGTTATTTAATTTTGGCACTGAACCCTTTTCTATACAGACGGGGGACAAGGTAGCTCAGTTAGTATGTGAGCGATTATGTAAACCCCGTTTGCAAGAATGGCCTCATTTATCCCCAACACTTCGGGGTGAAAACGGATTTGGCTCTTCGGGTATGCAGGGGGGTGCACCCGAAGAAGTAAGgaaggaggtggaagggggttccCTGGGAGCGGTTGAAGCTAGGCAGCTAGGACCATTACAGGAACAAGTACGTGCCCTACAGAAAGAAATAGAACAATTTTCCCATTGGAAGAAGGAGCGTGAGGCTGGGGAACAGGAAGAAGACAGGGATAGAGCCCAGGAGTATCCGTCTTCTGACCCAGGGAGTCAGCAGGCCTTAAAGTTACTGAAGGAGGGTACTGAGGAATGCCAGAGGAACTTTGTGCAATTACAGGAAGCATCTCAGGTCCTGCGAGAACAGGTTCAGGCCCTAAAAGAACAATTCAGAGAGAAATCAGGAGCCTGTCCCCAAGCAGAAATGTTAGCGCAACAAGTAGCGTCCTTACAAAAGGATACTGAGCGAAAGGGGGGGCAGGTGGCTGAAGTGTGCCAACGGTGGACCATGGAACAGGAGACTAGGGAGCAACAAAATACCCGGCTAAGGGAAATCCAGGCTGGCCTAGAGAAAATCCAAACAGGAGTGGGGGCTCTAGCTCACAGAGTGGAGACTCTAGAGAAGATGAAAATAGGGGAATTAAAAGATTCTCTTGGGGCTCTGACAGAGAGGATTGAGGGGCTAGAACACCCAGAGGAGTTAGGAGAAGGGGGTTTTGCTGAAAGTTCGGAGTACCCTATTCTCAATTGGCCTGATGATTTTCAAACAGGGCCACCGATTTCCATGACCAATAGGGGTAGAAGAAAAAAGAAGGGTCTCACCGCAATATACTAG